The following nucleotide sequence is from Elusimicrobiota bacterium.
CCCGCAGCTTGCTGCGGGGAATATTGCAAGTTTAAGCTATAAGACCCTAATACCGGTACTTGAGCAGGAATTTATTGTACCTTTCTTTCTTCTCAGGAAATCTGTTCTCCCACTCGGAACACGCCTTGCGATAGACATCATCGTTTAGCACCATCTTGCCTATATAAAAGTCAAATTCATTTTTAGAGAATCTTTTTTTGTATTTATACAGCGAGTTTTCTTCAGACCCGTCTGTTCCGCCTCCAAAATGGAAATATTTTACGCCTCTGCTTTTCAGATACAGGGCTGCTTTATAAAGCATAAAATTGTTGGGACAACAATTTAAATATTCCGCCAGGCTTCCTCCAAGATGTGCGTGCCCATAAACACCGTACTGAAAATAAATAATTGCGGCAATAATTTTATCTTCGAGATATACAAGGCCTAAAAAACTGTCTTTTCCCATCGATTTTTTTATTCTTTCATAATAGTCATTGTTGAAGCGGTAAAAATCTTCGCTATTGAGATTATCCAACGTTTTGTTATAGATTTCAAGGAACTCGTCCATGTGCAGAAGCTTTTCATCAGCGACAAATCGAAGACCGGATTTCTCCGCCTTCCTTATGGAATTCCGGTGGTTTTTGTGCACATGATGATTCCATAACTCTTCTTCGCTATTGCGAAGATCCATAGCTACGGTCTTCCTGTCAAATAAAACATCACAGCCCTTACCCACTAACGCCTGATTCTTTATTAACGGGTGGAATCGAATCAAACCGGCAATAATATTATTCTTTAGCGCCAATTCGCAGAACTCTTTGAAGGCGGCTTCAATAAAACTCCTGTTCTGGCAGTTTGAAAGCGGCCCTCCGTAACCGTATGCTGTCTCAAAATCAAAATAAGCGCCTCCGGCTATACATAT
It contains:
- a CDS encoding GNAT family N-acetyltransferase yields the protein MKGFITKSWDSYLESFDAENRDIYFTERYTKLYESNEASAEAFVFEDADRVYIFPYIKREICIAGGAYFDFETAYGYGGPLSNCQNRSFIEAAFKEFCELALKNNIIAGLIRFHPLIKNQALVGKGCDVLFDRKTVAMDLRNSEEELWNHHVHKNHRNSIRKAEKSGLRFVADEKLLHMDEFLEIYNKTLDNLNSEDFYRFNNDYYERIKKSMGKDSFLGLVYLEDKIIAAIIYFQYGVYGHAHLGGSLAEYLNCCPNNFMLYKAALYLKSRGVKYFHFGGGTDGSEENSLYKYKKRFSKNEFDFYIGKMVLNDDVYRKACSEWENRFPEKKERYNKFLLKYRY